Proteins co-encoded in one Quercus robur chromosome 8, dhQueRobu3.1, whole genome shotgun sequence genomic window:
- the LOC126695837 gene encoding uncharacterized protein LOC126695837, with protein MQPPRNPKEVQKLTSMITALNHFISRSADRCKPFFLLLNKWKGFEWIEECALAFQQLKEYLSRPPIMSSPEADEVLFAYIAVAPHAVSLVLIREDNGTQRLVYYVRKSLHEAEIRYLPLEKVVLAIVQAMRKLPHYFQAHTIVVLTQLLLRSILRSTDYIGRIAKWGTILGAFDIRYMPRTAVKGQVLADLVAEFAEPSPEERGGALSTDEKLVGTVSQQEPICWKAYVDGTANQRDSGVELVLISPEGNTIEKSLRLGFSATNNEVEYEALLEGMSMVEKLGGKSINMFSDLRLVVGQVNGELEARDERMQEYLVQAKRLRARFNFFSLMHVSRSRNTHADSLATLATFSVQCLPQVILVEDLHRPSMVKIGSMRVHSVRPGPS; from the coding sequence atgcagcctcctcggaaccCCAAAGAAGTCCAAAAGCTCACCAGCATGATCACCGCCTTGAACCATTTTATCTCTCGCTCGGCGGACAGGTGTAAACCTTTCTTCCTCttattaaacaagtggaaagggttcGAGTGGATTGAAGAATGCGCCTTAgccttccagcagcttaaggagtATCTGTCTCGGCCGccaatcatgtccagtcctgaagCCGACGAGGTTCTATTCGCCTACATTGCTGTGGCCCCTCACGCAGTGAGCCTAGTGCTGATCCGGGAGGACAATGGCACACAACGGCTTGTCTACTACGTGAGAAAGTCGTTGCATGAAGCAGAAATCCGTTACCTCCCCCTGGAAAAAGTCGTCTTGGCAATCGTACAAGCCATGCGAAAGCTTCCCCACTATTTCCAGGCACACACCATTGTTGTATTAACCCAACTCCTGCTTAGATCAATACTCCGGAGTACCGATTACATAGGAAGAATAGCTAAGTGGGGGACCATTCTTggcgccttcgacattagatacatgcccCGCACCGCTGTAAAGGGCCAAGTCCTCGCAGATCTGGTAGCTGAGTTTGCCGAGCCCTCACCAGAAGAAAGGGGAGGAGCACTGAGCACAGACGAAAAACTGGTCGGCACAGTCTCTCAGCAAGAGCCCATTTGTTGGAAAGCATACGTTGACGGCACGGCCAATCAAAGAGACTCTGGGGTGGAGCTCGTCCTGATTTCTCCCGAGGGGAATACCATCGAAAAATCGCTAAGACTGGGCTTCTCAGCCACGAATAATGAGGTAGAATATGAGGCACTGTTGGAAGGAATGTCTATGGTCGAGAAACTGGGTGGGAAATCCATAAACATGTTCTCAGACTTAAGACTTGTTGTAGGACAAGTAAATGGGGAATTAGAGGCAcgggatgaaagaatgcaagaataCCTAGTCCAAGCCAAGCGCTTGCGGGCGCGTTTTAACTTTTTCAGCCTAATGCATGTATCCAGGAGCAGAAAcacccatgctgattctctCGCCACGCTAGCCACCTTCTCGGTGCAATGCCTACCTCAAGTTATACTCGTGGAAGATCTCCACAGGCCCTCGATGGTGAAAATCGGGTCGATGCGTGTTCACAGTGTCAGGCCAGGGCCTAGCTGA
- the LOC126695838 gene encoding uncharacterized protein LOC126695838 yields the protein MYNEIEGNYDDVAISTFKRGLSTEHGLRKSLTRKPVTSVRQLMDRIDKYKRVEEDQQMGKGKAKVVPQERRDFKSDQFNSSNRPSRDYSEKSGSTGVQAVHAVFQEPLHKILERVKNESFFQWPSKMAGEPAKRNQNLYCEYHQEPGHTTIDCRNLKNHLDRLVREGKLRHLLYHLVGRQEQTSVEVKQGTLRPPMGTINVILAALGRTGSHPLRVMLVARPPTGIDDREFKRAKGMASPILGFSDEDKVGTIQPHDDALVVTLRIGGYDVKRVLVDQGSAVQVMYLDLYKGLKLRPEDLTAYDSPLVSFEGKTVTPEGQIRLPI from the coding sequence atgtaCAACGAGATAGAGGGAAactacgatgacgtcgccatcagcaCATTCAAGAGAGGCCTGTCGACAGAGCATGGTTTGAGGAAGTCCCTGACTAGGAAACCGGTCACCAGcgtgcgccaactcatggaccgAATCGACAAGTACAAGAGAGTCGAGGAGGACCAACAGATGGGAAAGGGCAAAGCaaaggttgtccctcaggagaggagggacttcaagTCGGACCAATTCAATAGCAGTAACCGGCCGAGTAGGGATTACTCGGAGAAGTCTGGATCCACCGGGGTACAGGCAGTCCATGCTGTGTTCCAAGAGCCACTGCATAAGATCTTAGAGAGAGTTAAGAATGAATCGTTCTTTCAATGGCCAAGTAAAATGGCAGGCGAGCCTGCaaaacgtaaccagaacctATATTGCGAATACCACCAAGAACCGGGCCACACCACCATTGACTGCAGAAACCTGAAAAACCACTTGGACCGGTTGGTTCGAGAGGGAAAGCTGAGGCACCTCTTGTATCATCTTGTTGGACGACAAGAGCAGACGAGCGTCGAGGTAAAGCAAGGCACCCTGAGACCACCCAtgggcacgataaatgtcattcttgctgCTCTAGGAAGAACCGGCTCTCATCCTTTAAGAGTGATGTTAGTGGCCCGACCCCCCACTGGAATTGACGACCGGGAGTTTAAAAGGGCTAAAGGGATGGCCTCGCCCATACtcggattctcggatgaggataaagTTGGAACCATCCAGCCCCACGACGATGCTCTAGTCGTCACACTCAGGATTGGAGGatatgacgtgaagagggtgctAGTTGATCAGGGCAGTGCAGTGCAGGTAATGTACCTCGActtgtacaaggggctgaaGCTGAGACCAGAAGACCTGACAGCATATGACTCCCCTTTAGTGAGTTTCGAAGGAAAAACTGTTACTCCGGAAGGCCAGATTAGGCTGCCCATTTAA